One Brassica napus cultivar Da-Ae chromosome A5, Da-Ae, whole genome shotgun sequence DNA window includes the following coding sequences:
- the LOC106452918 gene encoding uncharacterized protein LOC106452918: MGFSRAKRVTDPLADEARARLVGCSFSSGSEHTGDGIDDYDDDSPCLSDLVQGFLEDEANQNVNEEPRWCDSDSESDSDSDSERVELPDFAEDIVKILRNSLSEDNYGRMVLFHVARAMEMLPSLGSDQEQRAVSRRKVMSILRGFGHNAAICKTKWKSSGGLTAGNHEFIDVVYTPAAATSSQTVRYIVDLDFASRFQIARPTPQYSRVLQSLPAVFVGRVDDLKRILRLVCDAARLSLRSRGLTLPPWRKNRYMQTRWLGSYKRTVNLTPSSSAVNTVMCRAVGFDNAVGDRLFVRTR; the protein is encoded by the coding sequence ATGGGTTTCTCTAGAGCAAAACGTGTCACCGATCCACTAGCCGACGAGGCTAGGGCTCGTCTCGTTGGGTGCAGCTTCAGCAGCGGCAGCGAACACACCGGCGACGGTATCGACGACTACGACGATGATTCCCCTTGTCTTTCCGATCTAGTCCAAGGGTTCTTGGAAGACGAAGCTAACCAGAACGTTAACGAGGAGCCACGCTGGTGCGACAGCGACTCGGAATCAGACTCAGACTCTGACTCGGAGCGAGTCGAGCTCCCTGACTTTGCGGAAGATATTGttaaaattctgaggaactctCTTAGCGAAGACAATTACGGACGAATGGTGCTGTTTCATGTCGCGAGAGCTATGGAAATGCTGCCGTCTCTAGGATCTGATCAAGAACAGCGTGCCGTTTCGCGACGTAAGGTCATGTCTATTCTTAGAGGGTTCGGACACAATGCGGCGATCTGCAAAACGAAATGGAAATCCTCCGGCGGCCTCACCGCCGGAAACCACGAGTTTATCGACGTCGTTTACACTCCCGCCGCCGCCACCTCGTCTCAGACCGTACGTTACATCGTAGATTTGGACTTCGCGTCGCGGTTTCAGATCGCTAGACCGACGCCACAGTACTCGCGTGTGCTTCAGTCGCTTCCGGCGGTTTTTGTCGGGCGGGTGGATGACCTTAAGCGGATCTTACGTCTCGTGTGCGACGCGGCGAGGTTGTCGCTTAGGAGCCGTGGCCTCACGCTTCCGCCGTGGAGAAAGAATCGTTATATGCAGACGCGGTGGCTAGGTTCTTACAAACGCACCGTGAACTTAACGCCTTCGTCTTCTGCCGTTAACACCGTCATGTGTCGTGCCGTTGGTTTCGATAACGCCGTCGGTGACCGTCTATTTGTGCGGACTCGATAA
- the LOC125608707 gene encoding pentatricopeptide repeat-containing protein At3g09060-like yields MHNILIHGLCSVGKLDDAMKLAAEMERWSCVANLVTYNTLMEGCFKVRDSNIATVIWGYMYKKGWGADVVSYNIMLSGLCMCGRVRHAIEFFDDARSHGIAPTPTVVAWDRGESRETKRFIKKKKEGGEKKSLKVS; encoded by the coding sequence ATGCATAACATTTTAATCCATGGTCTGTGCTCTGTTGGGAAGCTCGATGATGCGATGAAACTCGCGGCGGAGATGGAGCGTTGGAGCTGCGTTGCGAATCTTGTGACTTACAACACGTTGATGGAAGGATGCTTTAAAGTTAGAGACAGTAATATCGCCACTGTGATTTGGGGTTACATGTATAAGAAGGGGTGGGGAGCTGATGTTGTATCGTATAATATTATGCTGTCAGGGTTGTGTATGTGCGGCAGAGTTAGGCACGCTATTGAGTTCTTTGATGATGCTCGAAGCCATGGCATTGCCCCAACCCCAACTGTTGTCGCATGGGACAGGGGAGAGAGTCGAGAGACGAAGCGGtttataaagaagaagaaagagggaGGTGAAAAGAAATCATTAAAAGTGAGTTAA